In Rheinheimera sp. MM224, one DNA window encodes the following:
- a CDS encoding serine hydrolase domain-containing protein: MKLYFAFTAFALLFGAANAAEYFPPAGQWQQKPAAELKVDAVLLQQAVDYAIKSENKADPDQAINQATTFGAKEPYDQIIGPMKTRAPANGIIIYKGTVIAQWGDTQAVDMTHSITKTFLTTVTGLALQQSLIHNLQDKVDSYMPHGVDLYQGDHNSQIRWDHLLRQTSDWQGTLWGKPDWADRPEGKTPADWPKRPLRTPGSHYKYNDVRVNLLALSTLYVWRKPLPQVLNEQIMTPIGASSTWRWYGYDNSWIELDGQKMQSVSGGGHWGGGMFINAWDLARFGYLFLRDGQWQDKQLISKEWIRLASTGGSANAEYGFANWFLNPGRKALPNAPETAVTFQGAGRNIIYIDKENDLLMVARWIGNGDELNQLVSKVLAALPN; the protein is encoded by the coding sequence ATGAAACTTTATTTTGCGTTTACCGCTTTTGCTTTGTTATTCGGTGCTGCTAATGCGGCAGAGTACTTTCCACCTGCAGGTCAATGGCAACAAAAACCAGCCGCCGAATTAAAAGTGGATGCTGTCTTGCTGCAACAAGCTGTGGATTACGCCATAAAATCCGAAAACAAAGCAGACCCGGATCAGGCCATTAATCAGGCAACCACTTTTGGTGCCAAAGAGCCTTATGATCAGATTATTGGCCCGATGAAAACCCGCGCTCCTGCCAATGGCATCATTATTTACAAAGGCACAGTGATAGCACAGTGGGGTGATACACAGGCTGTAGATATGACCCACAGCATCACCAAAACTTTTTTAACCACTGTGACAGGCCTGGCGTTGCAACAAAGCTTAATTCATAACCTGCAGGATAAAGTAGATAGCTACATGCCACATGGTGTGGATTTATATCAGGGTGACCACAACAGTCAAATTCGCTGGGATCACCTGCTGCGTCAAACCAGTGACTGGCAAGGTACCTTATGGGGTAAACCCGACTGGGCCGACCGACCTGAAGGCAAAACACCGGCAGACTGGCCAAAACGGCCGTTACGCACTCCTGGTAGCCATTACAAATACAATGATGTACGGGTCAACCTGCTGGCGTTATCCACCTTGTATGTCTGGCGTAAACCTTTACCCCAAGTGCTGAATGAACAGATCATGACACCTATTGGCGCTTCGTCCACCTGGCGCTGGTATGGCTACGACAATAGCTGGATTGAGCTGGATGGCCAGAAAATGCAGTCCGTATCAGGTGGCGGTCATTGGGGCGGCGGTATGTTTATTAATGCCTGGGATTTAGCCCGTTTTGGTTATCTATTTTTACGGGATGGTCAATGGCAGGACAAGCAACTGATCAGCAAAGAATGGATCCGGCTTGCCAGTACAGGCGGCTCAGCCAATGCTGAATATGGCTTTGCCAACTGGTTTTTAAACCCAGGCCGTAAAGCTCTGCCGAACGCTCCTGAAACAGCTGTTACTTTTCAGGGAGCAGGCCGCAATATTATTTACATAGATAAAGAAAACGATCTGCTGATGGTCGCACGCTGGATAGGCAATGGCGATGAGCTGAATCAACTGGTGAGTAAGGTTTTAGCTGCGTTACCCAATTAA
- the yjjG gene encoding pyrimidine 5'-nucleotidase, producing the protein MKAFNWILFDADETLFHFDAYAGLQLMFKGYGVDFTLEQYDVYQALNQPLWLQYQSGEIGAKQLQEQRFSYWGEQLNVAPSVLNAGFLQAMAEVCTPLPGAVSLLNALQGKAKLGIITNGFTDLQQIRLERTGLHNHFDILVISEQVGAAKPHPQIFTHAKELMGLPDPASVLMVGDNPIADIGGGKQAGFYTCWLNRFSATLPAGITADLEVQSLTELEAALSAFL; encoded by the coding sequence GTGAAAGCTTTTAACTGGATTTTATTCGACGCCGACGAAACCTTGTTTCATTTTGATGCCTACGCTGGCTTACAGCTGATGTTTAAAGGTTATGGTGTGGATTTTACGCTTGAGCAGTACGACGTCTATCAGGCACTCAATCAGCCACTCTGGCTGCAATACCAAAGCGGCGAAATCGGTGCAAAACAGTTGCAGGAACAGCGTTTTAGCTATTGGGGCGAACAGCTGAATGTTGCGCCTTCAGTGCTTAATGCCGGCTTTTTACAAGCCATGGCAGAGGTCTGTACACCTTTGCCTGGTGCTGTCAGTTTACTCAATGCTCTGCAAGGTAAAGCCAAATTAGGCATTATCACTAACGGCTTTACCGACTTACAGCAAATCCGTTTAGAGCGCACTGGCTTACACAATCACTTTGATATTCTGGTGATTTCTGAGCAGGTAGGGGCTGCTAAACCTCATCCACAGATATTTACACATGCCAAAGAGCTAATGGGTTTGCCTGATCCGGCCAGCGTGCTGATGGTGGGCGATAACCCAATAGCTGATATTGGTGGGGGTAAACAAGCCGGTTTTTATACCTGCTGGCTTAATCGCTTTAGTGCAACTTTACCAGCAGGTATCACGGCAGATCTGGAAGTACAGTCTTTAACAGAGCTGGAAGCGGCATTAAGCGCTTTTCTCTAA
- a CDS encoding DUF2959 domain-containing protein, protein MRQISVLLLLSLCLSGCQQAYYATMEKFGVEKREILVDRVKDARDAQVEGQQQFKDALDELSQLLKFHGGDLQVKYEELDAEYQQSVKAAELVSSRINKVESVADALFNEWRDELEQYQNASLKAQSKQKLVTTEKQFDVLLKKMRSAEKKMQPVLKIMHDNVLFLKHNLNAKAIGSIQTDFAGLQQDVSSLISEMNKAIADSNKFIAQMQAE, encoded by the coding sequence ATGCGTCAAATCTCAGTATTACTGCTGCTTAGCCTGTGTCTGAGCGGTTGCCAGCAAGCTTACTACGCCACTATGGAAAAGTTTGGTGTGGAGAAACGTGAAATCCTGGTTGACCGGGTAAAAGATGCCCGTGATGCGCAGGTTGAAGGGCAGCAACAGTTTAAAGATGCATTGGACGAACTCAGTCAGTTGCTGAAGTTTCATGGCGGTGATTTGCAGGTTAAATACGAAGAGCTGGATGCAGAGTATCAGCAAAGCGTCAAAGCGGCTGAACTGGTTAGCAGCCGTATTAACAAAGTAGAATCAGTAGCTGATGCGTTGTTTAATGAATGGCGGGATGAGCTGGAGCAATACCAGAACGCCAGTTTAAAAGCTCAAAGCAAACAAAAGCTGGTGACTACAGAAAAGCAGTTTGATGTACTGCTGAAAAAGATGCGTTCCGCTGAAAAGAAAATGCAGCCTGTGCTTAAAATCATGCACGACAATGTACTGTTTTTAAAGCATAACTTAAACGCCAAAGCCATTGGTTCTATTCAGACTGATTTTGCCGGTTTACAGCAGGATGTCAGCAGCTTGATCAGTGAAATGAACAAGGCGATAGCAGATTCGAATAAGTTTATTGCGCAGATGCAGGCGGAATAA
- a CDS encoding zinc ribbon-containing protein: protein MSEFKDKYQNWLNELATMFKEGRQQQLDNLVDFADTVKAYVKAGKELTAYETQLFIETFKRQATEAEQAPSLWPETLWYELSLITDKTQIEWQELMQDLEHQGTYLQGEEVGMGLYQCQQCQQQQAFYHPAELSVCVYCGGTHFSRHGLPV, encoded by the coding sequence ATGTCCGAATTTAAAGATAAATATCAGAATTGGCTCAATGAGTTAGCCACTATGTTCAAAGAGGGGCGGCAGCAGCAACTGGATAATCTGGTGGACTTTGCCGACACAGTCAAAGCTTATGTCAAAGCAGGTAAAGAGCTGACGGCTTATGAAACTCAGCTTTTTATCGAAACCTTTAAACGTCAGGCCACAGAAGCAGAGCAAGCGCCATCCCTTTGGCCTGAAACTCTATGGTATGAACTTTCACTTATTACCGACAAAACCCAGATTGAATGGCAGGAACTGATGCAGGATTTGGAACATCAGGGTACGTATCTACAAGGTGAAGAAGTGGGTATGGGGCTGTATCAATGCCAGCAGTGTCAGCAACAGCAGGCCTTTTATCATCCGGCTGAATTAAGCGTCTGTGTTTATTGTGGGGGCACGCACTTTAGCCGTCATGGATTACCTGTTTAA
- a CDS encoding EF-hand domain-containing protein yields MSIQFSTQSAYSTGYATRPQLSKEQLTEAAGNLFGKLDSQNKGYLEQSDFSGLLSGLQNDEASTKSEELFSSLDSDKDGQLTSSEFSDNFSNLLYSAQGTMGPMGSRPAPPQDSGKSKDELTALLEELEQDDEKSTEGLQSLLDNFDTADADGDGKVTMQEVMAYRQSTEQNSDTASTQSMPPPPPGAMDGPKQDSGITAEELTALLESSGETDSDMAANIQSLIDNFDSADSDGDGKVTMQEAKSFRESQQTESSSLASKVSTGSDQSESISKLLSRTMQQLMDTYGGMAKANYPSGSAVNIRA; encoded by the coding sequence ATGAGCATTCAATTCTCTACCCAAAGTGCATACAGCACGGGGTATGCCACAAGGCCGCAACTCAGTAAGGAACAACTGACTGAAGCTGCGGGTAATTTGTTCGGTAAATTAGACAGTCAAAATAAAGGCTATTTAGAGCAAAGTGACTTTTCGGGCCTGTTGAGCGGTCTGCAAAACGACGAAGCCAGCACAAAAAGTGAGGAGTTGTTTAGCTCACTGGATTCAGACAAGGATGGCCAACTGACCAGTTCTGAGTTCAGTGATAATTTCAGCAACTTACTGTACAGCGCTCAGGGCACTATGGGTCCGATGGGGTCCAGACCAGCTCCACCCCAGGATAGCGGCAAATCAAAAGACGAGCTGACCGCTTTGCTGGAAGAGCTGGAACAGGACGATGAAAAGTCCACTGAAGGTCTGCAATCCTTGTTGGACAACTTTGATACTGCCGACGCGGACGGTGATGGCAAAGTGACGATGCAGGAGGTCATGGCTTACAGGCAAAGTACTGAACAGAACTCTGATACAGCCTCAACTCAGAGTATGCCTCCACCGCCTCCTGGTGCTATGGACGGTCCTAAACAAGATAGTGGAATAACAGCTGAAGAGCTTACAGCCCTGCTGGAATCGTCTGGCGAAACGGACTCAGATATGGCTGCCAATATACAGTCACTGATCGATAACTTTGACAGTGCCGACAGCGATGGTGATGGCAAAGTGACGATGCAGGAAGCTAAAAGTTTCAGAGAAAGCCAGCAGACTGAGTCGTCGTCTTTAGCCAGCAAGGTCAGCACGGGTTCAGACCAGAGCGAAAGTATCAGCAAGTTACTGAGTCGCACTATGCAACAGCTGATGGACACTTATGGTGGCATGGCCAAAGCAAATTATCCGTCTGGCTCAGCAGTAAATATTAGGGCCTGA
- a CDS encoding LysE family translocator, whose product MFGIENLMLFIISGLLLNISPGPDTVLIVSRSASQGWRAGLVAVAGIGTGVCVHIFAAALGVSALLATSATAFTLVKLAGAAYLVYLGVKMLLAKRPEHGVVAQQVSAASFRSIFLQGFVTNVLNPKVALFFLAFVPQFIAVDAANKALAFVILGFIFNLNGMLWCVFLAVSAGLAGKK is encoded by the coding sequence GTGTTTGGTATTGAAAATCTGATGTTGTTTATCATTTCTGGCTTGCTGCTGAATATTTCACCAGGACCGGATACAGTGCTGATTGTCAGCCGCAGTGCCAGTCAGGGCTGGCGTGCTGGTTTGGTCGCAGTTGCAGGTATTGGCACTGGTGTTTGTGTACATATTTTTGCCGCTGCTTTGGGGGTCTCCGCTTTGCTGGCTACTTCTGCAACGGCCTTTACGCTGGTGAAGCTGGCTGGTGCTGCCTATTTAGTTTATCTCGGGGTGAAAATGTTGTTGGCAAAACGTCCTGAACATGGCGTTGTTGCACAACAGGTTTCAGCTGCTTCCTTTCGTAGTATTTTCCTGCAGGGCTTTGTCACTAATGTGCTGAATCCGAAAGTGGCGCTGTTTTTCTTAGCTTTTGTACCGCAGTTTATTGCTGTGGATGCGGCCAACAAAGCTTTAGCTTTTGTCATTCTGGGTTTTATTTTTAATCTGAATGGCATGCTCTGGTGTGTGTTTTTAGCTGTCAGTGCTGGCCTTGCCGGAAAAAAATGA
- a CDS encoding Lon protease family protein codes for MTHNSHKYALTAEHLGPQLDKNLIQQALDVTGLSSTFIGQDRAKAALNFAIGMDMPGYNLYVMGEPALGRYTLVQDILQQAASEKATPDDWCYINNFDDERIPGTLRLVPGEGKVLVKKVEALIDELLDTFPAAFDNPGYQRKKKAIHQEFDDKYEAAIELVERKALEQQVVLYEENGAVSFSPVVDGKALDDNEFANLSEEKRQFFYDLVSELETILNEQLLELPQWKRELSENLRALRRETIEQAIKPLLKQLEHDYSGELGVLRYLREMKPALVKAMLELLPEEAESDKLEELDIRSIFVGDFVPNVLMHHELMDGAPIIFEPNPSYGNLFGRVEYSSMQGSLYTNYRMIRPGALHKANGGYLVLDADRLLSQPSLWDALKLALKTGEILIDTLSDHAVTNSTIITPKAIPLSVKIVLLGSRDLYYLVQDVDDEFNELFRVLADFEHYLPFNEQTVRYMSLQIQDQIQQMDMETLSACGLKQLLNFSFRQAEHQRKLSARFAEVLELVREACFYAAQHDSSELRAEHVQMALEGKQYRTGRISESFLEDIQEGQILIDTDDWAVGKINGLTVLEIGDTAFGTPARISTTVFAGSTGVVDIEREVELGKSIHSKGVMLLTGYLGAKYAQHFPLTLSANIAMEQSYGLIDGDSASLAEVCALISGIADIPITQSLAVTGSINQHGQVQAIGGVNEKIEGFFRLCESRGLTGKQGCIIPASNQLNLVLNDEVIKAVEQGQFHIYVVKGVDEALELLMDMPAGERNSKGQYPKRTINYLALRRLEEIAEIVNGSSDS; via the coding sequence ATGACGCACAACAGCCATAAATATGCTTTAACCGCCGAACATTTAGGCCCACAACTTGATAAAAACCTGATCCAGCAAGCGCTGGATGTCACAGGTTTATCCAGCACTTTTATTGGCCAGGACAGAGCAAAGGCGGCATTAAATTTTGCTATCGGCATGGATATGCCGGGTTATAACCTCTATGTGATGGGCGAGCCAGCTTTAGGCCGCTACACCTTAGTGCAGGACATTCTGCAGCAAGCCGCCAGCGAAAAAGCCACGCCGGACGACTGGTGTTATATCAATAACTTTGACGATGAGCGTATTCCGGGCACCTTACGTTTAGTGCCAGGTGAAGGCAAAGTGTTGGTGAAAAAGGTCGAAGCCTTAATTGATGAGCTACTCGATACTTTCCCGGCAGCTTTTGATAACCCGGGTTATCAACGTAAGAAAAAAGCCATTCATCAGGAATTTGATGATAAATACGAAGCCGCTATAGAGTTAGTGGAACGCAAAGCCTTAGAGCAGCAAGTGGTGCTGTACGAAGAAAATGGTGCAGTCAGCTTTTCGCCAGTGGTAGATGGCAAGGCGTTGGATGACAATGAATTTGCTAATTTATCGGAAGAAAAACGCCAGTTTTTCTACGATCTAGTCTCAGAGCTTGAAACCATTTTGAACGAGCAGTTGCTGGAATTACCGCAGTGGAAACGTGAACTGTCGGAAAACCTGCGGGCGCTGCGTCGTGAGACTATTGAACAAGCCATTAAGCCATTGCTGAAGCAGTTGGAACACGACTATTCAGGTGAGCTGGGTGTATTACGTTATCTGCGTGAAATGAAACCCGCTTTAGTCAAAGCCATGCTGGAACTGCTGCCTGAAGAAGCCGAAAGCGATAAGCTGGAAGAGCTGGATATCCGTAGCATCTTTGTCGGCGACTTTGTGCCTAATGTGCTGATGCATCACGAATTGATGGACGGCGCTCCTATCATTTTTGAGCCGAATCCAAGCTACGGCAATTTATTTGGCCGGGTTGAATACAGCTCAATGCAAGGCTCCTTGTATACCAATTACCGCATGATCCGCCCTGGTGCTTTGCATAAAGCCAATGGCGGTTATCTGGTGCTCGATGCCGATCGTTTATTGTCACAGCCAAGCCTGTGGGATGCGCTGAAACTGGCGCTGAAAACCGGTGAGATACTGATTGATACGCTAAGCGATCATGCAGTCACCAACTCCACCATTATTACTCCTAAGGCGATACCACTCAGTGTAAAAATAGTGCTGCTTGGATCCCGGGATTTGTATTATCTGGTGCAGGACGTGGACGATGAATTTAACGAACTATTCCGTGTTTTAGCTGACTTTGAGCATTATTTGCCGTTTAACGAGCAAACAGTGCGTTATATGTCGCTGCAAATTCAGGATCAAATTCAGCAAATGGATATGGAAACCTTGTCCGCCTGCGGTTTAAAGCAGTTGCTGAATTTCAGTTTCCGTCAGGCCGAACATCAGCGCAAACTCTCTGCCCGTTTTGCTGAAGTGCTGGAGCTGGTGCGCGAAGCTTGTTTTTACGCTGCTCAGCATGACTCGTCTGAACTGCGCGCAGAGCATGTGCAAATGGCGCTGGAAGGCAAACAATACCGCACAGGCCGTATCAGTGAATCCTTTTTGGAAGATATTCAGGAAGGCCAGATTTTAATAGACACAGACGACTGGGCTGTTGGCAAAATTAACGGTTTAACAGTGCTTGAAATTGGTGATACTGCTTTTGGTACGCCAGCCCGTATCAGTACTACAGTCTTCGCTGGTTCCACTGGTGTGGTTGATATTGAGCGTGAAGTAGAACTGGGTAAATCCATTCACTCCAAAGGTGTGATGCTTCTGACAGGTTACTTAGGTGCTAAATACGCCCAGCATTTCCCGCTGACCTTATCGGCCAATATAGCGATGGAACAATCCTACGGCTTAATAGATGGTGATAGCGCATCGCTGGCTGAGGTCTGTGCGCTGATTTCAGGCATAGCCGATATTCCTATTACTCAAAGTCTGGCGGTGACTGGTTCTATTAACCAGCATGGTCAGGTGCAGGCCATTGGTGGCGTCAACGAAAAAATTGAAGGTTTCTTCCGCCTGTGTGAGTCTCGTGGTTTAACAGGTAAACAAGGTTGTATTATTCCTGCCAGCAACCAGTTGAATCTGGTGCTGAATGACGAAGTGATCAAAGCGGTAGAGCAGGGCCAGTTCCATATTTATGTGGTCAAAGGTGTAGATGAAGCGCTGGAACTGTTAATGGATATGCCGGCTGGTGAGCGTAACAGCAAAGGCCAGTATCCAAAACGCACTATCAACTACCTGGCGCTGCGCCGTTTGGAAGAGATAGCCGAGATAGTCAACGGTTCATCTGACAGTTAA